One segment of Erigeron canadensis isolate Cc75 chromosome 2, C_canadensis_v1, whole genome shotgun sequence DNA contains the following:
- the LOC122588976 gene encoding uncharacterized protein LOC122588976, with the protein MANQPNQLRLSVTFHQANNLSNPIKWPGRLVSPYVKYSLVKSDGTRTPTKTTNPHKQGSTDPVWGYSETIDLPEDALVPGVYNFVAKIKHNSSIYGCDRRMGFMSIPLADMCVTRNRFPYMVTTKKGIACGTLLLSHSVAGQQAAAAAVLGDEEVVAATTAVAAPPPGAVPLAPVQAQPPLPPRPQAPPIVNPNLANATYVASVLDHGVNIGANVADMILFD; encoded by the coding sequence ATGGCAAATCAACCAAATCAACTCCGCCTGAGCGTCACCTTTCACCAGGCAAATAACCTCTCCAACCCAATCAAGTGGCCGGGCCGCCTCGTGAGTCCCTATGTTAAGTATTCCTTGGTGAAAAGCGATGGGACTCGAACGCCAACTAAGACAACAAACCCACACAAACAGGGCAGCACCGATCCTGTTTGGGGATATTCTGAGACGATTGATCTGCCAGAAGATGCCTTGGTTCCAGGCGTGTATAACTTTGTAGCAAAAATCAAACACAATTCTAGTATATACGGGTGCGACCGTAGGATGGGCTTTATGTCCATTCCCCTGGCTGACATGTGTGTGACCCGCAACCGATTTCCTTACATGGTGACCACAAAAAAAGGGATCGCATGTGGTACCCTGCTTCTCTCCCATTCTGTAGCCGGTCAGCAGGCTGCCGCCGCTGCTGTTCTTGGGGATGAGGAGGTTGTAGCTGCCACTACTGCAGTAGCAGCGCCGCCGCCTGGAGCCGTACCACTTGCTCCTGTCCAGGCACAACCACCACTTCCACCTCGCCCACAAGCCCCACCGATTGTTAACCCGAACTTAGCAAATGCGACGTATGTTGCCTCAGTTCTGGATCATGGGGTCAACATAGGAGCCAACGTCGCAGACATGATACTATTCGATTAA